The nucleotide window TGAAGTGTTATTGTCCCATTTCAGTCCCTGCCATCTTTTTTGAAGCATGGCAACCAGACGGAAATTTGATTTCAACTTCAAAGAGACGGTTTTGAAATTCGCGGAGGAAAACTCAGTAGAGAAAACTGCAAGGCTCTTTAACATCGACTCCAAAAGAGTCCGAGACTGGAGGAAGCAGAAGGAGGCGCTGCTCCTGGGGGACCATGGGAGAGCACGGTTAGCTGGCGGCGGCAGGAAGAAGGTGAGCGTGGAGCTCGAGGAGCGGCTCTCCGAATGGATCAGCTCGATGCGGGACAAACAAAAGAGAGTGTCGAGGAGCATGATCAAAAAGAAAGCGCTGGAGATCTACCCTTCCGTCAGCGATGGAGGAAAGACGTTTGTGGCAAGCACCGGTTGGCTGCAAAAATTTCTAGAGCGCAACAACCTATCACATCGGCGTCGCACCACTGTGCCCCAGGAAGACCCGAAACTTCTCACCGACAGACTCGTTTGGTTTATCGACTACATCAGGAAGACGGTGAGCTCCAGGAGGATTCTAGAGCGGGACATCATCGTGATGGACGAGACTGCCgtttgttttggtgacatgGCGCCTCCCACAGCTGACACACAAGGGGCAGAGGGACACAAGAGCAGCAGCCTCACCGTCGTCCTCGCCGCCAAAGCGGATGGCGCCAAACTGAAGCCTTTCATTGTCTTCAGAGGGGCTGATGGTGACGTGGGGGCGGCGCAGCAGGAGATCTCTGGCGCTGTCATTGACATGTCTGTGAATGGGGGGATGAGCGACGCTCTCGCCGCACGCTGGCTGCAGTCTGTGGTGGGGAAATCCAACGGCACCCCACGGCTCCTGGTGTGGGACTCTTACCACTGCCACATGGGCCCCACCACCAAAGCTGAGCTGGAATGTGGCTACGACATCACGATGGCTGCAATTCCAGGAGGCTGCGCAAAATACGTCCAGCCCCCCGATCTGACGTGGAAGCAGCCCTTCAGGCAGAACGTATACGACGCCTACAAGCAGTGGGCAGCGGGGGACGCAGATAAGGAGTACACACCCGGGGGGAGCTTGAAACCTCCCACCCGCCGCCTGCTGGTGGACTGGGTGGTCACAGCGTGGGACAAACTGGACACAGACACGATAAAGAACTCTTTTAACGTGTGTGCACCGTCTGCGAAAAGCGACGGGAGTGAAGACCGCCTCATTGTCTGCGTCAGGGAGGGACGGCCCCGTGCGGCCGGGCGGGAGGAGCTCAGTCAGAGCGAGAAGCACCGAGTGGCGCCGAAGGATGTTAACAATGAACTTTGTcttgatgatgaggatgatgaggagAGCGAAGAGAAGGGTGAGGGTTCTACTCACTGCTGAAACTTTAATAACTAAAATGACAGCATGTAGATCTGTGATGTCTTTACTGTATGTCTGTGTCCTACGTGAATAAATCTGAACTCACAGGGTTCAAACCGACACTGGTGGTGcttaaacattcattcattcattcattcattcatcattccATCAATGAAACTgaacctttcacaataaaagccttttcagGAACTTGAAGATTTACGGTACTGAGATCAGAAAATTTCTCAAactgtcactgtgacttcactgTTTCATCCCTGTGAACGGGATATCTCAACAAGGCCCTGGGAGTTTCCtaaagtttggcacaaacgcccACTTGAACTTAAGTGATTAAGTGATAAGAGTTTAATggacaaaggtcaaggtcactgtaacctctttgtctcattcttgtgaacacagtatctcaagaaggctTTAAGTgggtttcctcaaatttggcacaaacatccacttggacccaCCTATTCAGTTACATTGTCTTTTCAGCTTTATATTCTTTGTCACAAAGATCTGTAATTTGGTATAGGTCAAGAGTCAAGGTCACGGTTACCTCATCTGTTTCATTCCTCTAAACAGAATATGTCAACAAGGTTTTGGGAGTTTCCttaagtttggcacaaacatccacttggacccTGCTAATCAGATATATTGACTCTCTGTTAGAGCTTCAAATTCATGTACGGAGGTAATTTGATATAGCTCgtagatcaaggtcactgtgacctcatctgtgtCATTCCTGTGAAcaggatatctcaagaaggccttgagacttaactcaaatttggcacaaacgtccacctggaccTAACTAATTAGTTACAATACAGATTTTTCTGTAATGCTAACTTTTCAGCACATTAGTTAAGattagcttcgatagcaaaacaaatatTGGACTTCACCGCAGTTAGATTTTAGCAGATTAGCCAACGTCAGCTTCAATAGCATAACAATTATAGGATTTCTCTGTAAAGCTTACTTTTTAGCAcctttgctaacattagctttaatagcaaaacaaatattgtatttttcttAACCGTTAACTTCTTcgcacattagctaacattagctttgttGGCAAACAAATATTAGATTTCCTCATAATGTTAGCTTTAAAGCGCATTACCTAATGTTAGcttcaatagcaaaacaaatATTAGATTTCTCTGTAACGGACTTTATAGCACATTAGCACATggtagcttccatagcaaaacaaatatTGGATTTTCACGCGACGTTAAAtattagcacattagctaacgttagcttccatagcaaaacaaacaagtgtggtcctcctttgtaagattggcttcctgtgacatcatccatccactgagtgagagcatacgggtcggccagtctggtcccgttggtcagtgtttacttattcaagtaacactggcggtcccggagagtgagtgacctgacatggtgcgttggtaaattcagtctgacgctctacactaaaatgagagccctgttggtggaagaaacgcagcgttatatttctacatgaaagATAAAGACACACTTTGTTAACCCGTGGTTCACGTCTGTCTCTTGGATCCGTTTCCACGGTGAAGCagggtccaggctgaaaaacaccaaagttgtcctttaattttGACCTTTGTCAGTTTTCGAATGTCTAACTTTATTTGTCCCTGTCCAGGCTCTGAGACACCAGCGATGTCTGTCATCATCCAAACACGTGGCGAAGCAGGCGGTGGCGTCGCGGCCCACCTCCAGTGCCCCCTCTGCGGCCATTTCTCCAAGAGCCACGCCCATCAGCTGACCCACATGGCGGCCTCTCACCCCGCCTGCCTGGACTCCGTGGTGGTGGGTCGCCTCGGCAACATCGTGATGTACCAGagcacggctcggctgttccaCTGCTCCGACTGCTTCTATACCAGCCGCGACTTCACCAAGCTGTACAAACACATCATCTCCAAACACTGCGTGGACGAGAGGGAGGGGGGCGGAGATGAGGAGAAGGcgggggaggaaggggaggaggaggaggagaaggagggagggaaggataAAGTGAAGAGTgaagcggaggaggaggaggaggaggaagtgaggcCCGTTAAAGCTGACATTGAAGGAGACGAGAGTGTCCTGATGTTTGACGGCGCCGGCTACCACTGCCTGATCTGTGGCTGGAAGACAAAGCTGAAAGCTATGGGTGTCAACCACGTGGTGAGGAAGCATGACATCCCCAAAGCATACGCCGCCCAGGCCGTCAGACGGGATGCAGGGGCCACCTCCGCCGCTACGCCCAAACAGGCTCAGAGCAGCggggcggaggaggaggagccggggGCCGGGCTGAGTGgggagctgctgaaggaggagatggaggccACGGCCAAAGTGGTGCGCTTCATCTCCAACCGCTTTGTGTGTCTGATCTGTGGCTGGAAGACCAAACTGAAAGGTACCGCTTCCACGTGTTCATCAACCAATCAGATTCTTTCCCTCTGACACTGCAGGTATCACATGTCGGATACCTCTCAGGAGGCTCCGCCCACACATCAACATAAAACAAGTCAGAGGCTATAATAAGGCTGAAATCAGTTTTCTGTGTCGCAGTGTTTGTGTCAccgacaggctcagactgttaaTGACATTGACTCAAATTTGACTCAGCGATTATCTGATAAGATTGTggcggtcaaaggtcagtgtcactTTGACCTTCTTTGTCTCATTCTAGccaacgcaatatctcaagaatgcctagaaggattttttttcaaatttggcacaaacatccacttgtacTCAGTGATGAGTTGGTTAggttttggtggttaaaggtcaaagttACCCTGTCCATTTCATTCTTGAGAACACACCATCTCAAGAACGCTGGACTAACAATGGactaattagattttagtggtcatagGTCAACATCACTGTAACTTTGTTGGTCTCAGTCTTGACAATATGATATCTCAGCGGTCTCGTGGAAATTtgctcaaatttggcacaaacgattagattttggtgctcattggtcaaaggtcactgtgacctcacaaaatgtttttggccCACACTCAAGAATTCTTGCTAATTACGacagtctggtgggtttggtgatggtgatttctTGCAAaacaaaaggatcttactctttgacACAAACGTCTATCTCCTTTCATCAAGCTGTCTGACACTCAAACAGTCTGAAGCCTGTCAGAGACAAAAGCAAACACTGTTAATGGGCGGACGCTGACGCTGTGAACAGAGCGGTTACACTGCAGCGTTCTcatttgtcacttagacacaaacgCATGGCAAAACAGGATCCAGGTTAGAAAACACCGTCAGACTCATGACGTCAGACACTTCAGCTGCTGCTCATCTGAATAAAGTTTTATTGAATCTCCGCCTGTGTTTCAGGTTTCGCCATCAGTCACGTGGTGCGCAGCCACGACGTGGAGCGTCCGTACAGCTGCAAAGACTGCAAGCGCTCCTTCTTCCTGCCCAGCCGGCTGCAGCAGCACGTCAGGGCGTCTCACCGGCCCGGACGCTACGCCTGCCCCTTCTGCTGCTTCAGGTCACACTTCCTGGGAGGGTTCAGGAGGCACTGCAGCCGCTGCAACGcccgggaggaggaggaggaagaggaggaggagggtggaggaggaggaggaggggaggaagaggagaacgaagaggaggaggaagaggagaggagggagaggagaggggcgaggaaaagaaggagaacAGAGAGGGTGATAGAGGACGACGATGACGAAGAGGACGACGACTGAAAGGGtggaggagaggatgaggaggataaGGATGACAACTGTGGAGAGGAGGACGATGGCTAAAagggtggagaggaggaggaggaggaggaggagggcgacATCTCTTTTTGTTTACATGTTACTGTAATGTGATGCCAACAGTTAAAAAGCTACTCAGAAGtcaaactgtgatttttttcactAAATCATGAATAaaggttttttaaataaataatttggtCTGGTTATTAGAAACGTATGGAGGCAGCTTTGTGTCGGTATTATTCGTGCGAACAGATCGACAAAATATCTATCTTCTATCAAAAACTTTTAAAGTTTTGAACAAATATTTGTgaattcagtttttatttgtggatCTCAATTCT belongs to Epinephelus lanceolatus isolate andai-2023 chromosome 24, ASM4190304v1, whole genome shotgun sequence and includes:
- the LOC117249958 gene encoding uncharacterized protein LOC117249958, with translation MATRRKFDFNFKETVLKFAEENSVEKTARLFNIDSKRVRDWRKQKEALLLGDHGRARLAGGGRKKVSVELEERLSEWISSMRDKQKRVSRSMIKKKALEIYPSVSDGGKTFVASTGWLQKFLERNNLSHRRRTTVPQEDPKLLTDRLVWFIDYIRKTVSSRRILERDIIVMDETAVCFGDMAPPTADTQGAEGHKSSSLTVVLAAKADGAKLKPFIVFRGADGDVGAAQQEISGAVIDMSVNGGMSDALAARWLQSVVGKSNGTPRLLVWDSYHCHMGPTTKAELECGYDITMAAIPGGCAKYVQPPDLTWKQPFRQNVYDAYKQWAAGDADKEYTPGGSLKPPTRRLLVDWVVTAWDKLDTDTIKNSFNVCAPSAKSDGSEDRLIVCVREGRPRAAGREELSQSEKHRVAPKDVNNELCLDDEDDEESEEKGSETPAMSVIIQTRGEAGGGVAAHLQCPLCGHFSKSHAHQLTHMAASHPACLDSVVVGRLGNIVMYQSTARLFHCSDCFYTSRDFTKLYKHIISKHCVDEREGGGDEEKAGEEGEEEEEKEGGKDKVKSEAEEEEEEEVRPVKADIEGDESVLMFDGAGYHCLICGWKTKLKAMGVNHVVRKHDIPKAYAAQAVRRDAGATSAATPKQAQSSGAEEEEPGAGLSGELLKEEMEATAKVVRFISNRFVCLICGWKTKLKGFAISHVVRSHDVERPYSCKDCKRSFFLPSRLQQHVRASHRPGRYACPFCCFRSHFLGGFRRHCSRCNAREEEEEEEEEGGGGGGGEEEENEEEEEEERRERRGARKRRRTERVIEDDDDEEDDD